A DNA window from Aquarana catesbeiana isolate 2022-GZ linkage group LG01, ASM4218655v1, whole genome shotgun sequence contains the following coding sequences:
- the LOC141128973 gene encoding epidermal differentiation-specific protein-like, which produces MSALELFELPDFKGDFVSIEQDTKDLTSVGFLQRARSLKVHGDPWIVFTGISYEGKFKCFLEGSYPSIPAFEKKISSVRVVRGGVYNPKITLFEHINYRGKSVTPSKAAITLKPYGFDNMASSQKNVSGAWILYAEEYYKGDQMVTVAGDDIPDYHKYGWGDKVSSLKPLEPHEASEALE; this is translated from the coding sequence ATGAGTGCTCTTGAGCTGTTTGAGCTTCCAGATTTCAAGGGAGACTTTGTGTCAATAGAGCAAGACACGAAAGACCTGACATCTGTTGGATTCCTGCAGAGAGCTCGATCTCTCAAAGTCCACGGAGACCCATGGATTGTCTTCACTGGAATCAGTTATGAAGGAAAGTTTAAATGCTTCTTGGAAGGTTCTTATCCTTCAATCCCAGCATTTGAGAAGAAAATCAGCTCTGTGCGAGTTGTGAGGGGCGGTGTGTATAATCCCAAGATTACTCTGTTTGAGCACATCAACTATAGGGGCAAATCTGTGACCCCGAGCAAAGCTGCAATTACCCTTAAACCGTATGGATTTGACAACATGGCTTCAtcacaaaaaaatgtcagtggGGCCTGGATCCTGTATGCTGAGGAGTATTACAAAGGTGATCAGATGGTCACTGTGGCAGGAGATGACATTCCAGATTATCATAAATATGGCTGGGGAGATAAAGTAAGCTCGCTGAAGCCTCTGGAACCCCATGAGGCTAGCGAGGCTCTCGAGTAA